The following proteins are co-located in the Equus caballus isolate H_3958 breed thoroughbred chromosome 15, TB-T2T, whole genome shotgun sequence genome:
- the ADGRF3 gene encoding adhesion G-protein coupled receptor F3 isoform X1: MVGSAAPVLLLAVTLPLVGSPGARASQPGQSQAGGESGQQLDQESEAGESVLVSVYVQLDFSNETWPAALSRTQTFPTASPTSSPRSLLGLSLTTDCNVNHDGCTYCACLSGYQWNTSVYSHHHPCQTPHDHQPCGCLVFSPTEAGYCQLLPPVPQTRSLSSRTPGNKPNLILLMSHETTNLNWFLWRPRTPRPYPLQPGMHVSLTSSQGQAVLSIFNISHKWAGEYMRCFEAQGLRWELYQVARVSLQVTDVAQLPDQLSIACATSPGFQLSCCIPSTRAAYTASWSPREGSEGSQCQHRPAADTVYACDLWSPGGTPHRGLISGTIIQGGNTTCPEDFSLVAWNVTKAGHVAQVPCPMNKTDMVKRPCGPDGVWGPIHSSCIDPRLQALLHKAWWLQVGQGRPAEEVPEILAQLPEQVVVLSSPADLLAVLGTMRSLAKVVAEARIHLNRSALESFLNTTDKVLDMDNSSLWTLAQAQQPSMGSNLLLAVETLARSLCQEDHPFSFSLPSVQMQTELLGPTFPSDYSVSFSTQSQLQAQILGHSLAPLGHNRTNISITSLVLQKLDHLLPSNYGQGLGGSLYATPGLILVISIMAGGQAFNQGEVIMNFGDIDGTSHCVFWDHNLFQGKGGWSDEGCQVQEASASPTTQCICQHLTAFSILMSRHRVPKNPTLDLLGQVGLGASILALLVCLGVYRLVWRVVVRNRVAYLRHAALLNTVLCLLAADTCFLGAALLPPGPRSPLCLATAFLSHFLYLATFFWMLAQSLMLAHQLLFVFHQLSKHRVLSLMVVLGYLCPMGLAVIALGLYLPQGQYLGEEECWLDRKGVGLYTFVGPVLTIVGVNGLVLAMAVLKLLRPSLSEGPQVEKRQALLGVIKALLILTPIFGLTWGLGLATLLEEVSIVPHYIFTVLNTFQGVFILLFGCLVDKKVQEALLKRFCRSQAPSSTLSLVPDETYIPEHSKGRGENGSSPVATPTLSRQE; this comes from the exons ATGGTCGGTTCGGCTGCCCCCGTGCTACTCCTGGCCGTGACTCTCCCCTTGGTGGGATCACCAGGCGCCAGAGCATCTCAACCT GGACAGAGTCAGGCAGGAGGGGAGTCTGGGCAGCAACTGGACCAAGAGAGTGAAGCAGGTG AATCAGTCCTGGTCTCGGTCTATGTACAGCTGGACTTTTCAAATGAGACGTGGCCAGCAGCACTCTCCAGGACCCAGACTTTCCCCACTGCCTCGCCTACCTCTTCCCCAAGATCCCTCCTGGGCCTTAGCCTCACAACAG ACTGTAATGTCAACCACGATGGGTGTACCTATTGTGCTTGCCTCTCTGGGTACCAGTGGAACACCAGTGTCTACTCCCATCACCATCCTTGCCAAACCCCCCACGACCACCAACCTTGTGGCTGTCTTGTCTTCAGCCCTACTGAAGCCGGGTACTGCCAGTTACTGCCACCTG TCCCCCAGACTCGGAGCCTGAGCTCCCGGACGCCTGGCAACAAGCCAAACCTGATTCTCCTTATGAGCCACGAGACCACCAACCTGAACTGGTTCCTGTGGCGCCCAAGGACCCCCAGACCCTACCCCCTGCAGCCAGGGATGCATGTGTCCCTGACCTCTAGCCAGGGCCAGGCTGTGCTCAGCATCTTCAACATCTCCCACAAATGGGCAG GTGAGTACATGCGCTGCTTTGAGGCCCAGGGACTCAGGTGGGAGCTATACCAGGTTGCCAGGGTGTCCCTGCAGGTGACAGACGTGGCTCAGCTTCCAGACCAGCTCTCCATTGCCTGTGCCACCTCCCCTGGCTTCCAGCTGAgctgctgcatccccagcacaCGCGCAGCCTACACGGCTTCCTGGAGCCCCAGAGAGGGCAGCGAAG GCTCCCAGTGCCAGCACCGCCCTGCCGCTGACACTGTGTACGCTTGTGACCTGTGGAGCCCAGGAGGGACTCCTCACAGGGGTCTCATCTCTGGCACCATCATCCAGG GTGGAAACACCACCTGCCCTGAGGATTTCTCACTTGTTGCCTGGAATGTCACCAAGGCTGGCCATGTGGCACAGGTCCCGTGTCCCATGAACAAGACGGACATGGTGAAGAGGCCGTGTGGGCCTGACGGGGTCTGGGGACCCATCCACAGCAGCTGTATAGACCCAAGGCTCCAGGCCTTGCTTCATAAAGCCTGG TGGCTGCAGGTAGGCCAGGGCCGGCCTGCTGAGGAGGTCCCAGAGATCCTGGCACAGCTGCCAGAGCAGGTGGTGGTGCTGAGCTCACCCGCTGACTTATTGGCAGTGCTGGGCACCATGAGATCCCTGGCCAAGGTGGTGGCAGAAGCCAGAATACATCTTAACCGAAGTGCCCTGGAG TCTTTCCTGAATACCACAGACAAGGTCCTAGACATGGACAACAGTTCTCTGTGGACCCTGGCCCAGGCCCAGCAGCCCTCGATGGGCTCAAATCTCCTGCTGGCTGTGGAAACCCTGGCACGCAGCCTGTGCCAGGAGGATCACCCCTTCTCCTTCAGCTTGCCCAGCGTGCAGATGCAAACTGAGCTCCTCGGACCCACATTTCCTTCTGACTACAGTGTCTCCTTCTCCACTCAGTCCCAACTGCAGGCACAGATTCTTGGGCACTCACTGGCCCCACTGGGCCATAATAGAACCAACATCAGTATCACCAGCTTGGTGCTACAAAAACTGGACCACCTTCTGCCCTCGAATTATGGACAAGGCCTGGGGGGCTCTCTCTATGCCACTCCTGGTCTGATCCTTGTCATCTCCATCATGGCAGGTGGCCAGGCCTTCAACCAGGGAGAGGTCATCATGAACTTTGGGGACATAGATGGCACCTCTCACTGTGTCTTCTGGGACCATAATCTCTTCCAGGGCAAAGGGGGCTGGTCGGATGAAGGGTGCCAGGTACAGGAAGCCAGTGCCAGCCCCACCACTCAGTGCATCTGCCAGCACCTCACTGCCTTCTCCATCCTCATGTCCCGACACAGGGTTCCAAAAAACCCCACCCTGGACCTGCTGGGTCAGGTGGGCTTGGGAGCCTCCATTCTGGCACTGCTTGTGTGCCTGGGCGTGTACAGGCTGGTGTGGAGAGTCGTGGTACGGAACAGAGTGGCCTACTTACGCCACGCAGCCTTGCTCAACACGGTGCTCTGCCTGCTGGCCGCAGACACGTGCTTCTTAGGAGCCGCCTTGCTTCCTCCAGGGCCCCGCAGCCCGCTCTGCCTGGCCACTGccttcctctctcatttcctctaCCTGGCCACCTTTTTCTGGATGCTGGCTCAGTCCCTGATGTTGGCCCACCAGCTGCTCTTTGTCTTCCATCAGCTGTCCAAGCACCGAGTACTCTCCCTGATGGTGGTCCTCGGATACCTGTGCCCAATGGGGTTGGCAGTTATTGCCTTGGGCCTCTACCTACCGCAAGGGCAATACCTGGGGGAGGAAGAATGCTGGTTGGACAGGAAGGGAGTGGGGCTCTACACCTTCGTGGGGCCAGTGCTGACCATTGTGGGCGTGAACGGGTTGGTGCTAGCCATGGCTGTGCTGAAGTTGCTGAGACCTTCGCTGTCAGAGGGGCCCCAGGTGGAGAAGCGCCAAGCTCTTCTGGGGGTGATCAAAGCCCTGCTCATTCTCACACCCATCTTCGGCCTCACCTGGGGG
- the ADGRF3 gene encoding adhesion G-protein coupled receptor F3 isoform X2 produces MVGSAAPVLLLAVTLPLVGSPGARASQPGQSQAGGESGQQLDQESEAGESVLVSVYVQLDFSNETWPAALSRTQTFPTASPTSSPRSLLGLSLTTDCNVNHDGCTYCACLSGYQWNTSVYSHHHPCQTPHDHQPCGCLVFSPTEAGYCQLLPPVPQTRSLSSRTPGNKPNLILLMSHETTNLNWFLWRPRTPRPYPLQPGMHVSLTSSQGQAVLSIFNISHKWAGEYMRCFEAQGLRWELYQVARVSLQVTDVAQLPDQLSIACATSPGFQLSCCIPSTRAAYTASWSPREGSEGSQCQHRPAADTVYACDLWSPGGTPHRGLISGTIIQGGNTTCPEDFSLVAWNVTKAGHVAQVPCPMNKTDMVKRPCGPDGVWGPIHSSCIDPRLQALLHKAWWLQVGQGRPAEEVPEILAQLPEQVVVLSSPADLLAVLGTMRSLAKVVAEARIHLNRSALESFLNTTDKVLDMDNSSLWTLAQAQQPSMGSNLLLAVETLARSLCQEDHPFSFSLPSVQMQTELLGPTFPSDYSVSFSTQSQLQAQILGHSLAPLGHNRTNISITSLVLQKLDHLLPSNYGQGLGGSLYATPGLILVISIMAGGQAFNQGEVIMNFGDIDGTSHCVFWDHNLFQGKGGWSDEGCQVQEASASPTTQCICQHLTAFSILMSRHRVPKNPTLDLLGQVGLGASILALLVCLGVYRLVWRVVVRNRVAYLRHAALLNTVLCLLAADTCFLGAALLPPGPRSPLCLATAFLSHFLYLATFFWMLAQSLMLAHQLLFVFHQLSKHRVLSLMVVLGYLCPMGLAVIALGLYLPQGQYLGEEECWLDRKGVGLYTFVGPVLTIVGVNGLVLAMAVLKLLRPSLSEGPQVEKRQALLGVIKALLILTPIFGLTWGLGLATLLEEVSIVPHYIFTVLNTFQGVFILLFGCLVDKKVQEALLKRFCRSQAPSSTLSLVPDETYIPEHSKGRGENGS; encoded by the exons ATGGTCGGTTCGGCTGCCCCCGTGCTACTCCTGGCCGTGACTCTCCCCTTGGTGGGATCACCAGGCGCCAGAGCATCTCAACCT GGACAGAGTCAGGCAGGAGGGGAGTCTGGGCAGCAACTGGACCAAGAGAGTGAAGCAGGTG AATCAGTCCTGGTCTCGGTCTATGTACAGCTGGACTTTTCAAATGAGACGTGGCCAGCAGCACTCTCCAGGACCCAGACTTTCCCCACTGCCTCGCCTACCTCTTCCCCAAGATCCCTCCTGGGCCTTAGCCTCACAACAG ACTGTAATGTCAACCACGATGGGTGTACCTATTGTGCTTGCCTCTCTGGGTACCAGTGGAACACCAGTGTCTACTCCCATCACCATCCTTGCCAAACCCCCCACGACCACCAACCTTGTGGCTGTCTTGTCTTCAGCCCTACTGAAGCCGGGTACTGCCAGTTACTGCCACCTG TCCCCCAGACTCGGAGCCTGAGCTCCCGGACGCCTGGCAACAAGCCAAACCTGATTCTCCTTATGAGCCACGAGACCACCAACCTGAACTGGTTCCTGTGGCGCCCAAGGACCCCCAGACCCTACCCCCTGCAGCCAGGGATGCATGTGTCCCTGACCTCTAGCCAGGGCCAGGCTGTGCTCAGCATCTTCAACATCTCCCACAAATGGGCAG GTGAGTACATGCGCTGCTTTGAGGCCCAGGGACTCAGGTGGGAGCTATACCAGGTTGCCAGGGTGTCCCTGCAGGTGACAGACGTGGCTCAGCTTCCAGACCAGCTCTCCATTGCCTGTGCCACCTCCCCTGGCTTCCAGCTGAgctgctgcatccccagcacaCGCGCAGCCTACACGGCTTCCTGGAGCCCCAGAGAGGGCAGCGAAG GCTCCCAGTGCCAGCACCGCCCTGCCGCTGACACTGTGTACGCTTGTGACCTGTGGAGCCCAGGAGGGACTCCTCACAGGGGTCTCATCTCTGGCACCATCATCCAGG GTGGAAACACCACCTGCCCTGAGGATTTCTCACTTGTTGCCTGGAATGTCACCAAGGCTGGCCATGTGGCACAGGTCCCGTGTCCCATGAACAAGACGGACATGGTGAAGAGGCCGTGTGGGCCTGACGGGGTCTGGGGACCCATCCACAGCAGCTGTATAGACCCAAGGCTCCAGGCCTTGCTTCATAAAGCCTGG TGGCTGCAGGTAGGCCAGGGCCGGCCTGCTGAGGAGGTCCCAGAGATCCTGGCACAGCTGCCAGAGCAGGTGGTGGTGCTGAGCTCACCCGCTGACTTATTGGCAGTGCTGGGCACCATGAGATCCCTGGCCAAGGTGGTGGCAGAAGCCAGAATACATCTTAACCGAAGTGCCCTGGAG TCTTTCCTGAATACCACAGACAAGGTCCTAGACATGGACAACAGTTCTCTGTGGACCCTGGCCCAGGCCCAGCAGCCCTCGATGGGCTCAAATCTCCTGCTGGCTGTGGAAACCCTGGCACGCAGCCTGTGCCAGGAGGATCACCCCTTCTCCTTCAGCTTGCCCAGCGTGCAGATGCAAACTGAGCTCCTCGGACCCACATTTCCTTCTGACTACAGTGTCTCCTTCTCCACTCAGTCCCAACTGCAGGCACAGATTCTTGGGCACTCACTGGCCCCACTGGGCCATAATAGAACCAACATCAGTATCACCAGCTTGGTGCTACAAAAACTGGACCACCTTCTGCCCTCGAATTATGGACAAGGCCTGGGGGGCTCTCTCTATGCCACTCCTGGTCTGATCCTTGTCATCTCCATCATGGCAGGTGGCCAGGCCTTCAACCAGGGAGAGGTCATCATGAACTTTGGGGACATAGATGGCACCTCTCACTGTGTCTTCTGGGACCATAATCTCTTCCAGGGCAAAGGGGGCTGGTCGGATGAAGGGTGCCAGGTACAGGAAGCCAGTGCCAGCCCCACCACTCAGTGCATCTGCCAGCACCTCACTGCCTTCTCCATCCTCATGTCCCGACACAGGGTTCCAAAAAACCCCACCCTGGACCTGCTGGGTCAGGTGGGCTTGGGAGCCTCCATTCTGGCACTGCTTGTGTGCCTGGGCGTGTACAGGCTGGTGTGGAGAGTCGTGGTACGGAACAGAGTGGCCTACTTACGCCACGCAGCCTTGCTCAACACGGTGCTCTGCCTGCTGGCCGCAGACACGTGCTTCTTAGGAGCCGCCTTGCTTCCTCCAGGGCCCCGCAGCCCGCTCTGCCTGGCCACTGccttcctctctcatttcctctaCCTGGCCACCTTTTTCTGGATGCTGGCTCAGTCCCTGATGTTGGCCCACCAGCTGCTCTTTGTCTTCCATCAGCTGTCCAAGCACCGAGTACTCTCCCTGATGGTGGTCCTCGGATACCTGTGCCCAATGGGGTTGGCAGTTATTGCCTTGGGCCTCTACCTACCGCAAGGGCAATACCTGGGGGAGGAAGAATGCTGGTTGGACAGGAAGGGAGTGGGGCTCTACACCTTCGTGGGGCCAGTGCTGACCATTGTGGGCGTGAACGGGTTGGTGCTAGCCATGGCTGTGCTGAAGTTGCTGAGACCTTCGCTGTCAGAGGGGCCCCAGGTGGAGAAGCGCCAAGCTCTTCTGGGGGTGATCAAAGCCCTGCTCATTCTCACACCCATCTTCGGCCTCACCTGGGGG
- the ADGRF3 gene encoding adhesion G-protein coupled receptor F3 isoform X3: protein MVGSAAPVLLLAVTLPLVGSPGARASQPGQSQAGGESGQQLDQESEAGESVLVSVYVQLDFSNETWPAALSRTQTFPTASPTSSPRSLLGLSLTTDCNVNHDGCTYCACLSGYQWNTSVYSHHHPCQTPHDHQPCGCLVFSPTEAGYCQLLPPGEYMRCFEAQGLRWELYQVARVSLQVTDVAQLPDQLSIACATSPGFQLSCCIPSTRAAYTASWSPREGSEGSQCQHRPAADTVYACDLWSPGGTPHRGLISGTIIQGGNTTCPEDFSLVAWNVTKAGHVAQVPCPMNKTDMVKRPCGPDGVWGPIHSSCIDPRLQALLHKAWWLQVGQGRPAEEVPEILAQLPEQVVVLSSPADLLAVLGTMRSLAKVVAEARIHLNRSALESFLNTTDKVLDMDNSSLWTLAQAQQPSMGSNLLLAVETLARSLCQEDHPFSFSLPSVQMQTELLGPTFPSDYSVSFSTQSQLQAQILGHSLAPLGHNRTNISITSLVLQKLDHLLPSNYGQGLGGSLYATPGLILVISIMAGGQAFNQGEVIMNFGDIDGTSHCVFWDHNLFQGKGGWSDEGCQVQEASASPTTQCICQHLTAFSILMSRHRVPKNPTLDLLGQVGLGASILALLVCLGVYRLVWRVVVRNRVAYLRHAALLNTVLCLLAADTCFLGAALLPPGPRSPLCLATAFLSHFLYLATFFWMLAQSLMLAHQLLFVFHQLSKHRVLSLMVVLGYLCPMGLAVIALGLYLPQGQYLGEEECWLDRKGVGLYTFVGPVLTIVGVNGLVLAMAVLKLLRPSLSEGPQVEKRQALLGVIKALLILTPIFGLTWGLGLATLLEEVSIVPHYIFTVLNTFQGVFILLFGCLVDKKVQEALLKRFCRSQAPSSTLSLVPDETYIPEHSKGRGENGSSPVATPTLSRQE from the exons ATGGTCGGTTCGGCTGCCCCCGTGCTACTCCTGGCCGTGACTCTCCCCTTGGTGGGATCACCAGGCGCCAGAGCATCTCAACCT GGACAGAGTCAGGCAGGAGGGGAGTCTGGGCAGCAACTGGACCAAGAGAGTGAAGCAGGTG AATCAGTCCTGGTCTCGGTCTATGTACAGCTGGACTTTTCAAATGAGACGTGGCCAGCAGCACTCTCCAGGACCCAGACTTTCCCCACTGCCTCGCCTACCTCTTCCCCAAGATCCCTCCTGGGCCTTAGCCTCACAACAG ACTGTAATGTCAACCACGATGGGTGTACCTATTGTGCTTGCCTCTCTGGGTACCAGTGGAACACCAGTGTCTACTCCCATCACCATCCTTGCCAAACCCCCCACGACCACCAACCTTGTGGCTGTCTTGTCTTCAGCCCTACTGAAGCCGGGTACTGCCAGTTACTGCCACCTG GTGAGTACATGCGCTGCTTTGAGGCCCAGGGACTCAGGTGGGAGCTATACCAGGTTGCCAGGGTGTCCCTGCAGGTGACAGACGTGGCTCAGCTTCCAGACCAGCTCTCCATTGCCTGTGCCACCTCCCCTGGCTTCCAGCTGAgctgctgcatccccagcacaCGCGCAGCCTACACGGCTTCCTGGAGCCCCAGAGAGGGCAGCGAAG GCTCCCAGTGCCAGCACCGCCCTGCCGCTGACACTGTGTACGCTTGTGACCTGTGGAGCCCAGGAGGGACTCCTCACAGGGGTCTCATCTCTGGCACCATCATCCAGG GTGGAAACACCACCTGCCCTGAGGATTTCTCACTTGTTGCCTGGAATGTCACCAAGGCTGGCCATGTGGCACAGGTCCCGTGTCCCATGAACAAGACGGACATGGTGAAGAGGCCGTGTGGGCCTGACGGGGTCTGGGGACCCATCCACAGCAGCTGTATAGACCCAAGGCTCCAGGCCTTGCTTCATAAAGCCTGG TGGCTGCAGGTAGGCCAGGGCCGGCCTGCTGAGGAGGTCCCAGAGATCCTGGCACAGCTGCCAGAGCAGGTGGTGGTGCTGAGCTCACCCGCTGACTTATTGGCAGTGCTGGGCACCATGAGATCCCTGGCCAAGGTGGTGGCAGAAGCCAGAATACATCTTAACCGAAGTGCCCTGGAG TCTTTCCTGAATACCACAGACAAGGTCCTAGACATGGACAACAGTTCTCTGTGGACCCTGGCCCAGGCCCAGCAGCCCTCGATGGGCTCAAATCTCCTGCTGGCTGTGGAAACCCTGGCACGCAGCCTGTGCCAGGAGGATCACCCCTTCTCCTTCAGCTTGCCCAGCGTGCAGATGCAAACTGAGCTCCTCGGACCCACATTTCCTTCTGACTACAGTGTCTCCTTCTCCACTCAGTCCCAACTGCAGGCACAGATTCTTGGGCACTCACTGGCCCCACTGGGCCATAATAGAACCAACATCAGTATCACCAGCTTGGTGCTACAAAAACTGGACCACCTTCTGCCCTCGAATTATGGACAAGGCCTGGGGGGCTCTCTCTATGCCACTCCTGGTCTGATCCTTGTCATCTCCATCATGGCAGGTGGCCAGGCCTTCAACCAGGGAGAGGTCATCATGAACTTTGGGGACATAGATGGCACCTCTCACTGTGTCTTCTGGGACCATAATCTCTTCCAGGGCAAAGGGGGCTGGTCGGATGAAGGGTGCCAGGTACAGGAAGCCAGTGCCAGCCCCACCACTCAGTGCATCTGCCAGCACCTCACTGCCTTCTCCATCCTCATGTCCCGACACAGGGTTCCAAAAAACCCCACCCTGGACCTGCTGGGTCAGGTGGGCTTGGGAGCCTCCATTCTGGCACTGCTTGTGTGCCTGGGCGTGTACAGGCTGGTGTGGAGAGTCGTGGTACGGAACAGAGTGGCCTACTTACGCCACGCAGCCTTGCTCAACACGGTGCTCTGCCTGCTGGCCGCAGACACGTGCTTCTTAGGAGCCGCCTTGCTTCCTCCAGGGCCCCGCAGCCCGCTCTGCCTGGCCACTGccttcctctctcatttcctctaCCTGGCCACCTTTTTCTGGATGCTGGCTCAGTCCCTGATGTTGGCCCACCAGCTGCTCTTTGTCTTCCATCAGCTGTCCAAGCACCGAGTACTCTCCCTGATGGTGGTCCTCGGATACCTGTGCCCAATGGGGTTGGCAGTTATTGCCTTGGGCCTCTACCTACCGCAAGGGCAATACCTGGGGGAGGAAGAATGCTGGTTGGACAGGAAGGGAGTGGGGCTCTACACCTTCGTGGGGCCAGTGCTGACCATTGTGGGCGTGAACGGGTTGGTGCTAGCCATGGCTGTGCTGAAGTTGCTGAGACCTTCGCTGTCAGAGGGGCCCCAGGTGGAGAAGCGCCAAGCTCTTCTGGGGGTGATCAAAGCCCTGCTCATTCTCACACCCATCTTCGGCCTCACCTGGGGG
- the ADGRF3 gene encoding adhesion G-protein coupled receptor F3 isoform X4, with translation MVGSAAPVLLLAVTLPLVGSPGARASQPGQSQAGGESGQQLDQESEAGESVLVSVYVQLDFSNETWPAALSRTQTFPTASPTSSPRSLLGLSLTTDCNVNHDGCTYCACLSGYQWNTSVYSHHHPCQTPHDHQPCGCLVFSPTEAGYCQLLPPGEYMRCFEAQGLRWELYQVARVSLQVTDVAQLPDQLSIACATSPGFQLSCCIPSTRAAYTASWSPREGSEGSQCQHRPAADTVYACDLWSPGGTPHRGLISGTIIQGGNTTCPEDFSLVAWNVTKAGHVAQVPCPMNKTDMVKRPCGPDGVWGPIHSSCIDPRLQALLHKAWWLQVGQGRPAEEVPEILAQLPEQVVVLSSPADLLAVLGTMRSLAKVVAEARIHLNRSALESFLNTTDKVLDMDNSSLWTLAQAQQPSMGSNLLLAVETLARSLCQEDHPFSFSLPSVQMQTELLGPTFPSDYSVSFSTQSQLQAQILGHSLAPLGHNRTNISITSLVLQKLDHLLPSNYGQGLGGSLYATPGLILVISIMAGGQAFNQGEVIMNFGDIDGTSHCVFWDHNLFQGKGGWSDEGCQVQEASASPTTQCICQHLTAFSILMSRHRVPKNPTLDLLGQVGLGASILALLVCLGVYRLVWRVVVRNRVAYLRHAALLNTVLCLLAADTCFLGAALLPPGPRSPLCLATAFLSHFLYLATFFWMLAQSLMLAHQLLFVFHQLSKHRVLSLMVVLGYLCPMGLAVIALGLYLPQGQYLGEEECWLDRKGVGLYTFVGPVLTIVGVNGLVLAMAVLKLLRPSLSEGPQVEKRQALLGVIKALLILTPIFGLTWGLGLATLLEEVSIVPHYIFTVLNTFQGVFILLFGCLVDKKVQEALLKRFCRSQAPSSTLSLVPDETYIPEHSKGRGENGS, from the exons ATGGTCGGTTCGGCTGCCCCCGTGCTACTCCTGGCCGTGACTCTCCCCTTGGTGGGATCACCAGGCGCCAGAGCATCTCAACCT GGACAGAGTCAGGCAGGAGGGGAGTCTGGGCAGCAACTGGACCAAGAGAGTGAAGCAGGTG AATCAGTCCTGGTCTCGGTCTATGTACAGCTGGACTTTTCAAATGAGACGTGGCCAGCAGCACTCTCCAGGACCCAGACTTTCCCCACTGCCTCGCCTACCTCTTCCCCAAGATCCCTCCTGGGCCTTAGCCTCACAACAG ACTGTAATGTCAACCACGATGGGTGTACCTATTGTGCTTGCCTCTCTGGGTACCAGTGGAACACCAGTGTCTACTCCCATCACCATCCTTGCCAAACCCCCCACGACCACCAACCTTGTGGCTGTCTTGTCTTCAGCCCTACTGAAGCCGGGTACTGCCAGTTACTGCCACCTG GTGAGTACATGCGCTGCTTTGAGGCCCAGGGACTCAGGTGGGAGCTATACCAGGTTGCCAGGGTGTCCCTGCAGGTGACAGACGTGGCTCAGCTTCCAGACCAGCTCTCCATTGCCTGTGCCACCTCCCCTGGCTTCCAGCTGAgctgctgcatccccagcacaCGCGCAGCCTACACGGCTTCCTGGAGCCCCAGAGAGGGCAGCGAAG GCTCCCAGTGCCAGCACCGCCCTGCCGCTGACACTGTGTACGCTTGTGACCTGTGGAGCCCAGGAGGGACTCCTCACAGGGGTCTCATCTCTGGCACCATCATCCAGG GTGGAAACACCACCTGCCCTGAGGATTTCTCACTTGTTGCCTGGAATGTCACCAAGGCTGGCCATGTGGCACAGGTCCCGTGTCCCATGAACAAGACGGACATGGTGAAGAGGCCGTGTGGGCCTGACGGGGTCTGGGGACCCATCCACAGCAGCTGTATAGACCCAAGGCTCCAGGCCTTGCTTCATAAAGCCTGG TGGCTGCAGGTAGGCCAGGGCCGGCCTGCTGAGGAGGTCCCAGAGATCCTGGCACAGCTGCCAGAGCAGGTGGTGGTGCTGAGCTCACCCGCTGACTTATTGGCAGTGCTGGGCACCATGAGATCCCTGGCCAAGGTGGTGGCAGAAGCCAGAATACATCTTAACCGAAGTGCCCTGGAG TCTTTCCTGAATACCACAGACAAGGTCCTAGACATGGACAACAGTTCTCTGTGGACCCTGGCCCAGGCCCAGCAGCCCTCGATGGGCTCAAATCTCCTGCTGGCTGTGGAAACCCTGGCACGCAGCCTGTGCCAGGAGGATCACCCCTTCTCCTTCAGCTTGCCCAGCGTGCAGATGCAAACTGAGCTCCTCGGACCCACATTTCCTTCTGACTACAGTGTCTCCTTCTCCACTCAGTCCCAACTGCAGGCACAGATTCTTGGGCACTCACTGGCCCCACTGGGCCATAATAGAACCAACATCAGTATCACCAGCTTGGTGCTACAAAAACTGGACCACCTTCTGCCCTCGAATTATGGACAAGGCCTGGGGGGCTCTCTCTATGCCACTCCTGGTCTGATCCTTGTCATCTCCATCATGGCAGGTGGCCAGGCCTTCAACCAGGGAGAGGTCATCATGAACTTTGGGGACATAGATGGCACCTCTCACTGTGTCTTCTGGGACCATAATCTCTTCCAGGGCAAAGGGGGCTGGTCGGATGAAGGGTGCCAGGTACAGGAAGCCAGTGCCAGCCCCACCACTCAGTGCATCTGCCAGCACCTCACTGCCTTCTCCATCCTCATGTCCCGACACAGGGTTCCAAAAAACCCCACCCTGGACCTGCTGGGTCAGGTGGGCTTGGGAGCCTCCATTCTGGCACTGCTTGTGTGCCTGGGCGTGTACAGGCTGGTGTGGAGAGTCGTGGTACGGAACAGAGTGGCCTACTTACGCCACGCAGCCTTGCTCAACACGGTGCTCTGCCTGCTGGCCGCAGACACGTGCTTCTTAGGAGCCGCCTTGCTTCCTCCAGGGCCCCGCAGCCCGCTCTGCCTGGCCACTGccttcctctctcatttcctctaCCTGGCCACCTTTTTCTGGATGCTGGCTCAGTCCCTGATGTTGGCCCACCAGCTGCTCTTTGTCTTCCATCAGCTGTCCAAGCACCGAGTACTCTCCCTGATGGTGGTCCTCGGATACCTGTGCCCAATGGGGTTGGCAGTTATTGCCTTGGGCCTCTACCTACCGCAAGGGCAATACCTGGGGGAGGAAGAATGCTGGTTGGACAGGAAGGGAGTGGGGCTCTACACCTTCGTGGGGCCAGTGCTGACCATTGTGGGCGTGAACGGGTTGGTGCTAGCCATGGCTGTGCTGAAGTTGCTGAGACCTTCGCTGTCAGAGGGGCCCCAGGTGGAGAAGCGCCAAGCTCTTCTGGGGGTGATCAAAGCCCTGCTCATTCTCACACCCATCTTCGGCCTCACCTGGGGG